ACCCTCGCAGCAGGATTCTGGCGTACACCGGCCCGCTCCCGTGAAGGGCGTCACCAGCCAGTTCCCTCACGGCTCAGGCAGCCTGGCCGAGACCGGCCGCGGTCAGGTCCTGCTCGCGCAGCGGGGTGAAGTCGACGTCGGGTTTCGGGCCGTACGCCTCGGGCTGGATGGCGAGTTCGTGGGTGCTGTACTCGCCGAACCGGTTGATGTGTTCGGTCAGGTACGGCGAGATGTGCGCCAGGTCCTCCGGGTCGGACTCTGAGGTGAAAACCTTCCGCAGTTGATCGTCAGGCTGCGGGAGGTTCGGCGGTGACCTGGTAGCCGAGGTCGCGGAGTTTGGCGAGGTGGTGGGCGGCCTGGCGGTCGGGGGAATGGCGCCGGGTGAAGTAGTCGGCGCCCAGGTCCTGGTAGGGCTGGCCGCGGTCGAGCATGTGGTAGAGCGCGACGATGATGGAGTGCTCCACCGCCTTGAGGGCGCGGGCGTGTCCGCGCGGGGTTTGATCCGCTGGTACTGGGCGTGCAGGTAGCTGCCCTTGGAGCGGATAGCGGCCATGGCGCATTCGTGCAGGGCGGCGCCGAGCCATTTGGGGCCCTTGCGGGAGCGGCCGGTGCGGGACTTGCCGGCCGATTCCCAGTTGCCGGGGCAGACCCCGGCCCAGGAGGCGAGGGCCTTGGCCGAGCCGAAGCGGCTCATGTCCGTGCCGATCTCGCCGGTCAGCATCTGGGCGGTGCGCAGGCCGATGCCGGGGATGGTGACCAGCAGCTGGAGCTGGGCCAGGTGCGGGGCCAGGACGGCTTCGATCTCCTCGCCGAGGCGGGTGATCGCCTCGTCCAGGTACTCCAGTTTGGCCAGGATCTCCGCGACGAGCACCCCGTGGACGTGGCCGAACCGGCCGTCCAGGGCCCTGCGCAGGAGCGGGATCTTGGAGCGGAGCTTGCCTTTGGCCAGGTCGGAAAGGACCTGTGGGTCACGGGTGCCCTCGGTCAGGGCGGCCATCATGGCCCGCCCGGAGACGCCGAGGATGTCGGTGGCGACCGAGGACAGTTTCACCCCTGCGTCCTGCAGGACCTTGTCCAGGCGCTGGGCCTCGCGGCCGCGTTCGTCGATCTGAGCCTTGCGGTAGCGGGTGAACATCCGCGTTTCGCGGATGTCCCTGGGCGGCACGAAACTCGGTTTGACCAGCCCGTGCTGGATGAGCTGGGCGATCCAGGCCGCGTCGGCGACGTCGGTCTTGCGCCCGGGGACGTTGTGCATGTGCCGGGCGTTCAGGAGCCAGCACTCGGCCGCGTCCTCCAGCGCGTAATACACGGGCTTCCAGTAGACGCCAGTCGATTCCATCCCGATCAGGGTGACCTGATAGGCCATCAGCCAGTCGCGCAGCGCGAGCAGGTCCGGCCAGGTGGTGCCGAACGTCTGGGTGACTCCCTCGGGCGGTTCCTCGGGGACGCGGACGTTGGCCACCACGGTGTCGCGGTGGACATCCAGCCCGGCACAGCGTTCGACGATCTCCTCCATGACTCCTCCCCTGTGGTGCCTCGGACGGCGTCGCCCGCCCCGTGGGAGGCCCCCTTCTCGAAGAGTCTGAG
The genomic region above belongs to Streptomyces sp. CG1 and contains:
- a CDS encoding IS110 family transposase; the encoded protein is MEEIVERCAGLDVHRDTVVANVRVPEEPPEGVTQTFGTTWPDLLALRDWLMAYQVTLIGMESTGVYWKPVYYALEDAAECWLLNARHMHNVPGRKTDVADAAWIAQLIQHGLVKPSFVPPRDIRETRMFTRYRKAQIDERGREAQRLDKVLQDAGVKLSSVATDILGVSGRAMMAALTEGTRDPQVLSDLAKGKLRSKIPLLRRALDGRFGHVHGVLVAEILAKLEYLDEAITRLGEEIEAVLAPHLAQLQLLVTIPGIGLRTAQMLTGEIGTDMSRFGSAKALASWAGVCPGNWESAGKSRTGRSRKGPKWLGAALHECAMAAIRSKGSYLHAQYQRIKPRADTPAPSRRWSTPSSSRSTTCSTAASPTRTWAPTTSPGAIPPTARPPTTSPNSATSATRSPPNLPQPDDQLRKVFTSESDPEDLAHISPYLTEHINRFGEYSTHELAIQPEAYGPKPDVDFTPLREQDLTAAGLGQAA